A region from the Coffea eugenioides isolate CCC68of chromosome 9, Ceug_1.0, whole genome shotgun sequence genome encodes:
- the LOC113783138 gene encoding wall-associated receptor kinase-like 9, with amino-acid sequence MTSPRLNPSSLFSTFIHGSSAGVGVVFLMIAAYASYKIVKKRRNRKRQEKFFKRNGGLLLQQQLSADEGAVEKTMLFSAKELNKASDGFNKNRILGQGGQGTVYKGMLTDGRIVAIKKSKKVDENQLEQFINEVVILSQINHRNVVKLLGCCLETEVPLLVYEFIPNGTLFTLIHNGNNEELPLTWNLRLRIATEVAGALAYLHSAVSIPIFHRDIKSSNILLDEKYVAKVSDFGTSRSVAIDKTHLTTVVKGTFGYLDPEYFQSSQFTEKSDVYSFGVVLAELLTRQKPISSAATDETCNLSLATRFLISMEEDSLENILDPQLVNQENEQEVTAVAKLAQRCLNLNGKKRPTMKEVAIGLESLKLSSVQSTTPENFQSPSCTEGESFVSFNNNYAWTTEGDSFRSASDVHPLLNKH; translated from the exons ATGACAAGTCCAAGATTGAATCCTTCCTCGCTATTCTCCACATTTATCCACG GTTCTTCTGCAGGTGTTGGTGTAGTATTTCTCATGATAGCTGCTTATGCCTCGTACAAAATAGTAAAAAAGAGGCGCAACAGAAAGCGCCAAGAGAAATTTTTTAAACGAAATGGAGGCCTTTTGTTGCAACAACAATTATCTGCTGATGAAGGTGCGGTTGAGAAAACAATGCTATTCTCTGCTAAAGAATTGAACAAGGCCAGTGATGGATTCAACAAAAATCGCATACTAGGTCAAGGAGGTCAAGGTACAGTTTACAAAGGGATGCTAACAGATGGCAGAATTGTAGCAATCAAGAAGTCAAAAAAGGTTGATGAAAACCAATTGGAACAATTCATCAACGAGGTTGTCATTCTTTCACAAATCAATCATAGGAATGTGGTAAAGCTTCTAGGTTGTTGTCTGGAGACAGAAGTCCCACTACTAGTTTATGAATTTATCCCCAATGGAACCCTCTTTACCCTTATACACAATGGGAATAATGAGGAGCTTCCCTTGACTTGGAATTTGAGACTAAGAATAGCCACCGAGGTAGCAGGAGCATTGGCATATCTGCACTCAGCAGTTTCAATTCCAATCTTCCACAGAGATATCAAATCCAGCAATATACTTTTGGATGAAAAATACGTAGCAAAAGTATCTGACTTTGGAACTTCGAGGTCTGTGGCAATTGACAAAACTCACTTAACCACTGTAGTTAAAGGGACTTTTGGCTATTTGGATCCAGAATATTTCCAGTCAAGCCAATTTACAGAGAAAAGTGATGTCTACAGCTTTGGGGTGGTCCTTGCTGAGCTTTTGACAAGACAAAAGCCAATATCCTCAGCAGCAACAGATGAAACTTGTAACTTGAGTTTGGCCACAAGGTTCCTGATATCCATGGAAGAGGATTCTCTCGAAAATATTCTTGATCCTCAACTGGTAAATCAAGAGAATGAACAGGAGGTTACAGCAGTTGCTAAACTTGCACAACGATGCTTAAATTTAAATGGGAAGAAAAGGCCAACTATGAAGGAAGTTGCCATTGGATTGGAAAGCCTTAAACTATCATCAGTGCAATCAACTACTCCAGAAAATTTTCAAAGTCCAAGTTGCACTGAGGGAGAATCTTTTGTGTCTTTCAATAACAATTATGCATGGACAACTGAAGGTGATAGCTTTAGATCAGCTTCAGATGTCCATCCACTACTGAATAAGCACTAG